The following proteins are co-located in the Eleginops maclovinus isolate JMC-PN-2008 ecotype Puerto Natales chromosome 1, JC_Emac_rtc_rv5, whole genome shotgun sequence genome:
- the tmem81 gene encoding transmembrane protein 81 — translation MQHVTVRFHLLLLFLLHPVTSVDLEEVDEVSVEVVVDSSPCSATCGLGVKTQTLCLLKDGKSAMDEDVRSKDGSEVSEECRVRKMSCRESWQCGLRTMTLTSGDRLEIDCLGEVMQAMGRFSWRVSWRYARGIISSDDTLFSRWDAPLLERVILDPVKEEDAGTYRCLVQDASFRRVKRVYWGIRVLPISVINLDYESSLAQWDSGNQQNQTESDQPDQRTPLIYTMLISLSLAGVGAGLMLLGLYWTLRRRELIG, via the exons atgcaaCATGTGACTGTCAGgtttcacctcctcctcctcttcctccttcatcCTGTGACCTCAGTTGACCTGGAGGAGGTGGATGAGGTGTCGGTGGAGGTTGTTGTTGACAGCTCCCCCTGCAGCGCCACCTGTGGGCTGGGTGTTAAAACTCAAACCCTGTGTTTGTTAAAGGATGGCAAGTCAGCCATGGATGAAGATGTGAGAAGTAAAGATGGATCAGAG GTGTCAGAGGAGTGTCGTGTCCGTAAGATGAGCTGTCGGGAGTCGTGGCAGTGTGGACTCAGGACCATGACTTTGACTTCAGGAGATAGACTGGAGATCGACTGTCTGGGAGAAGTGATGCAGGCGATGGGGAGGTTCTCCTGGAG GGTGTCATGGCGTTATGCCCGAGGAATAATCAGCTCTGACGACACTCTGTTTTCTCGCTGGGATGCTCCACTGCTGGAGCGAGTGATTCTGGACCCTGTCAAGGAGGAGGACGCAG GTACTTATCGCTGTCTCGTGCAAGATGCCAGCTTCCGCAGGGTGAAGAGGGTTTACTGGGGGATCCGGGTTTTGCCTATTTCTGTAATCAATCTGGACTACGAGAGCTCTCTGGCCCAGTGGGACTCTGGAAACCAGCAGAACCAGACCGAGTCAGACCAGCCTGACCAGAGGACGCCTCTGATTTACACG ATGCTGATCAGTTTGAGCCTGGCAGGCGTTGGTGCTGGATTGATGCTGCTGGGCCTGTACTggacactgaggaggagagagctCATAGGTTAA